The following proteins are co-located in the Thermoplasmata archaeon genome:
- a CDS encoding glycosyltransferase family 4 protein, which yields MNIGIVSQTPLIKFNENAEKEHIIKLSDLDKKAYNYTIGGVSIMVNNLIRKMQDSKFATKVYWFALNPKAPYKIIVRDNFELYNISQQPKMLKAYTNFKEILWNNIHGFKHEEFDREEYLGFLNYNWLVAKGVLEMKENIDLLMIHDFQQLMVGSMIGPAKPAVLRWHIPFIPENFTFQIRKFIVNGLEGFDSIIVSTKRDLEGLIRAGYRGIAYQIYPNIDPEKWGRESKKAAVSFGETYGIKEDDFLVLNVARMDPMKSQDILIKAVARLKKSIPNIKLMLVGNGSFTSSSNGLGSSKGELHKQYLKELVKKLSIEDRIIFTGYLPDSVLSKAYERADLFVLPSKIEGFGLSVVEAWIYENVTIVSRGAGVSELITDGVNGFKFNPGEYIELANIILKVYKEEQERSEIGKNAHRMAKQCYISNVYKQTERVLRITLDNFGV from the coding sequence ATGAATATCGGGATAGTTTCGCAGACTCCGCTGATAAAGTTTAACGAAAACGCAGAAAAAGAGCATATAATTAAATTATCTGACCTTGACAAGAAAGCATATAATTATACGATTGGCGGGGTAAGTATAATGGTCAATAATCTAATTAGAAAAATGCAGGATAGCAAGTTTGCTACTAAAGTGTACTGGTTTGCCTTAAATCCAAAAGCTCCATATAAGATAATTGTTAGAGACAATTTCGAATTATATAACATAAGCCAGCAGCCAAAAATGCTTAAGGCATATACCAATTTTAAAGAGATTTTATGGAACAATATCCACGGATTTAAGCATGAAGAATTCGATAGAGAAGAGTATCTTGGGTTTTTAAATTATAATTGGCTTGTTGCAAAGGGTGTGTTGGAAATGAAAGAAAACATAGATTTACTGATGATTCATGATTTTCAACAGCTGATGGTAGGTTCGATGATCGGGCCTGCCAAACCTGCAGTATTAAGGTGGCATATACCATTCATTCCAGAAAACTTTACTTTTCAGATTCGAAAATTCATAGTTAATGGTTTAGAGGGATTTGATTCAATAATAGTAAGCACAAAAAGAGATCTAGAAGGATTAATAAGAGCAGGGTATAGAGGCATAGCATATCAGATTTATCCAAACATAGATCCAGAAAAATGGGGCAGAGAATCAAAGAAAGCCGCAGTAAGCTTTGGTGAAACTTACGGAATAAAAGAAGATGATTTTTTGGTACTGAATGTTGCAAGAATGGATCCTATGAAATCTCAGGACATTTTGATAAAGGCGGTAGCAAGATTAAAAAAATCTATACCTAACATCAAGTTGATGCTCGTTGGCAACGGTAGCTTTACGAGCAGCTCTAATGGATTGGGATCCAGCAAAGGAGAGTTACATAAACAATATCTGAAAGAACTTGTGAAAAAACTGAGCATTGAAGATAGGATTATATTTACAGGATATCTGCCAGATAGTGTTCTTTCTAAAGCATATGAACGCGCAGATCTGTTTGTTTTACCATCAAAAATTGAGGGGTTCGGGTTAAGTGTCGTAGAAGCATGGATATATGAAAATGTAACCATAGTGAGCAGAGGTGCGGGTGTGTCTGAACTCATTACCGATGGCGTTAACGGTTTTAAATTTAATCCGGGGGAGTACATAGAACTTGCTAATATCATTCTAAAAGTATATAAAGAGGAACAAGAAAGAAGTGAGATAGGAAAGAATGCGCATCGGATGGCAAAGCAATGTTACATCTCAAACGTGTACAAGCAAACTGAAAGAGTCTTAAGGATTACGCTTGATAATTTTGGAGTATAG